In Ruminococcaceae bacterium BL-4, one DNA window encodes the following:
- a CDS encoding PPM-type phosphatase domain-containing protein: MTTTKSRAADKPQEDALFRNLCGQIVFFALGLLCSKATVFGEYAPFGVALAAAAPGTLIWGGTAGALLGYLLPGVARVPVHYLAALLAGGALRWALNDLVKPSQKALLSGGAAGLSVLCTGLCVAVVNGASGGSTALFVAESLLSGAWGYFFARTLEVLWDKPSTAGLLPQDLCCCAFSAGAILLALSGVAVEGVSLGRILAVLFILYAARFGGAAGGAVSGIGAGAAFALSTTGLNYLSGAYALGGLMAGLFSPLGKLAGACAFIMANVIASLQVGSTPTVFAGIYEVAIATVVYMILPSRVGARFLRFFARKDDAPRTDGLRRSIVSRLDFTAQTMEKISDTVEQVGDKLDEADQLESAREHTMPTLPGKNLARGLLIQQFSTVGTVLEEMASDLEIYERCDYQTARAVREVLRDFNLTPVDVNCVVDRFGRMKVEAMATRSGAGVVNKAQLAQEISRTCSRRFNPPVIMRVGANWRMVFSERVRYRVLAGCARHSCNNQKLCGDSYQYFSDGQGHEVAVLSDGMGTGGRAAVDGTMAADVFSDLMKAGVGFDSALKIVNSALVVKSVDESLATLDVLSLDLYTGSVEFYKAGAPMSFVRRDGDVIPIDAPGVPVGILEEAKFHKINEEIDAGDLIILLSDGALSSGANWIADKISGWDDRMPQELAESIVAEAVARRVDGHDDDITVLVFKLIDNH, from the coding sequence ATGACAACGACGAAAAGCAGAGCAGCGGACAAGCCTCAGGAAGACGCACTTTTCCGGAATTTGTGCGGCCAGATTGTCTTTTTTGCCTTAGGGTTGCTCTGCTCAAAAGCAACTGTATTTGGGGAATATGCCCCGTTTGGGGTTGCGTTGGCGGCAGCAGCGCCAGGAACCCTGATCTGGGGAGGTACGGCAGGTGCCCTTTTGGGGTATCTTCTACCGGGAGTCGCGAGAGTTCCAGTGCATTATCTAGCGGCTCTTTTAGCGGGTGGAGCACTCAGATGGGCTTTGAATGACTTGGTTAAGCCAAGCCAAAAAGCGTTGCTTTCAGGGGGGGCTGCAGGGCTTTCGGTTCTGTGTACAGGGCTTTGTGTTGCAGTTGTCAATGGGGCTTCCGGAGGAAGCACAGCCCTTTTTGTGGCAGAGTCCCTTTTAAGCGGCGCATGGGGCTATTTCTTTGCCCGCACTTTGGAGGTGCTTTGGGACAAGCCTTCTACTGCCGGCCTTTTGCCGCAGGATCTTTGCTGCTGTGCGTTTTCGGCCGGAGCTATATTGCTGGCGCTTTCCGGTGTCGCCGTGGAGGGAGTCTCTCTTGGAAGAATTTTGGCCGTTTTGTTTATTCTTTATGCGGCACGGTTTGGCGGGGCTGCAGGAGGGGCTGTCTCTGGAATAGGAGCAGGAGCAGCTTTTGCCCTTTCTACAACAGGACTAAATTATCTTTCCGGCGCTTATGCGCTTGGAGGTTTGATGGCAGGCTTGTTTTCACCTTTGGGAAAACTTGCAGGAGCTTGTGCCTTTATAATGGCAAATGTGATTGCTTCTTTGCAGGTGGGGTCGACGCCGACTGTTTTTGCTGGAATTTATGAAGTCGCGATTGCGACGGTTGTTTATATGATATTGCCTTCTCGTGTCGGTGCCAGATTCTTGCGCTTCTTTGCGAGAAAAGATGATGCTCCCCGCACGGATGGGCTAAGGAGATCAATTGTTTCTCGGTTGGATTTTACGGCACAGACCATGGAGAAAATATCAGATACGGTAGAGCAGGTTGGAGATAAACTGGATGAAGCAGACCAGCTTGAAAGTGCGCGAGAACATACTATGCCGACTCTGCCGGGAAAAAATCTTGCACGCGGTCTTCTGATTCAACAATTTTCAACCGTGGGAACTGTTTTAGAAGAGATGGCTTCTGACCTGGAAATTTATGAACGCTGTGATTATCAGACCGCAAGAGCGGTTCGAGAAGTACTGCGGGATTTCAACCTGACCCCGGTAGATGTAAATTGTGTGGTGGATCGGTTTGGCAGAATGAAAGTAGAAGCCATGGCAACGCGCAGCGGAGCGGGAGTCGTTAATAAAGCACAGCTTGCGCAGGAAATTTCGCGCACCTGTAGTCGGCGTTTTAATCCGCCGGTCATCATGCGTGTTGGTGCCAACTGGAGGATGGTTTTCAGCGAACGGGTCCGCTATCGTGTATTGGCAGGATGTGCGCGTCATTCGTGTAATAATCAAAAGCTCTGTGGGGACAGCTATCAGTATTTTTCAGATGGACAGGGGCATGAGGTTGCCGTTTTAAGCGATGGAATGGGGACCGGAGGCCGTGCAGCTGTTGATGGAACAATGGCCGCCGATGTCTTTTCAGATTTGATGAAAGCGGGAGTTGGCTTTGACAGTGCCCTTAAAATAGTCAATTCTGCGCTTGTGGTAAAATCTGTTGATGAATCGCTGGCAACACTGGATGTTTTGAGCCTTGATCTTTATACGGGTTCAGTAGAGTTTTATAAAGCAGGTGCGCCAATGAGCTTTGTGCGCCGCGACGGAGATGTGATCCCCATTGATGCGCCCGGAGTGCCGGTAGGAATTTTGGAAGAAGCAAAGTTCCATAAAATCAATGAAGAAATAGACGCCGGAGATTTAATTATTCTTTTAAGTGATGGAGCGCTTTCCTCAGGAGCTAACTGGATTGCGGATAAAATTTCCGGCTGGGATGATCGTATGCCGCAGGAATTGGCAGAATCCATTGTAGCGGAAGCGGTTGCCCGCCGTGTGGACGGCCATGATGATGATATAACAGTGCTTGTATTTAAACTGATAGACAATCACTGA
- a CDS encoding Transcriptional regulator, GntR family / Aspartate aminotransferase yields the protein MDYQFADRVMGLKPSAIREILKYASDPNVISLSAGNPAPEAFPVVPLRECSTAIMKDHPIDALQYSVTEGLPALREDLREILRKGNIYHENDELIITSGAQQIMDLASKSLLNEGDVVLCEEPSFLGALNTFRSYNARLRGIPLQDDGLDLIELEKALREESRAKFLYIIPNFQNPTGITTSWEKRKEIYRLAQKYNILIIEDNPYGELRFAGEPISAIKTLDTDNRVLYCGTFSKIVSPGMRVGYAVCGNELIQKMVVCKQGQDVHTNIWSQMVIHRFLTHYDLSEHLTSLRTIYRNKYSIAEGALAPYQELMPYRAIEGGLFIWCTLPDSIPMLDFCAAAVKECNVCAVPGNAFYTDDTMPCQSFRINYSSPTDEELAEGIHRLGELAKGWKDRG from the coding sequence ATGGATTATCAATTTGCTGACCGCGTAATGGGGTTAAAGCCCTCTGCTATTCGCGAAATTTTAAAGTATGCAAGTGACCCTAATGTTATTTCTCTTTCTGCTGGAAATCCTGCACCGGAAGCCTTCCCGGTTGTCCCACTGCGGGAATGCAGTACTGCCATTATGAAAGACCACCCAATTGATGCACTACAGTACAGTGTCACTGAGGGGTTGCCCGCTTTACGTGAAGATCTACGTGAGATCTTGAGAAAAGGAAATATCTATCATGAAAACGACGAGCTCATCATCACAAGCGGTGCACAGCAAATTATGGATCTCGCCTCCAAATCTCTTTTAAACGAAGGTGATGTGGTTCTCTGCGAAGAACCTAGCTTTTTAGGGGCTCTTAATACTTTCCGCTCTTATAATGCCCGTCTGCGCGGAATCCCCCTACAGGACGACGGACTTGACCTGATTGAACTTGAAAAAGCGCTAAGAGAAGAAAGCCGCGCTAAATTTCTTTATATTATTCCAAACTTTCAAAATCCTACCGGTATTACAACCAGTTGGGAAAAACGGAAAGAAATCTACAGGCTCGCGCAGAAATATAATATTCTTATTATTGAAGACAATCCTTACGGAGAACTTCGGTTTGCCGGCGAACCGATTTCTGCGATCAAAACATTGGATACTGATAACCGCGTCCTCTACTGCGGTACCTTCAGCAAAATTGTTTCTCCCGGCATGCGTGTCGGCTATGCGGTCTGCGGTAATGAACTGATTCAAAAAATGGTTGTCTGCAAACAGGGGCAGGACGTTCATACCAATATTTGGAGTCAGATGGTGATTCACCGCTTTCTAACTCATTACGATCTTTCGGAACATCTAACCTCGCTGCGCACGATTTACCGCAACAAATATTCCATTGCAGAGGGAGCTTTGGCTCCCTATCAAGAATTGATGCCTTACCGTGCGATTGAAGGCGGGCTTTTTATCTGGTGTACACTGCCGGATTCCATTCCAATGCTTGATTTCTGTGCTGCTGCCGTAAAGGAATGCAATGTTTGTGCTGTACCTGGCAACGCATTTTACACCGATGACACCATGCCGTGCCAAAGCTTCCGCATTAATTATTCTTCTCCTACTGATGAAGAACTCGCAGAAGGAATTCACCGCCTGGGAGAACTTGCAAAAGGCTGGAAAGATCGCGGCTGA
- the trpS gene encoding tryptophanyl-tRNA synthetase (Evidence 2a : Function from experimental evidences in other organisms; PubMedId : 8950174, 10706627, 12682299, 24572018; Product type e : enzyme) codes for MEITNPTTTNSETPKKRIFSAIQPSGNITLGNYLGALKNWISLQDEFDCIFALADLHTITVRQEPAQFRKHALEAYALLLACGIDVKKSLFFLQSHVPAHAQLAWVLDCYTQFGELSRMTQFKDKSKKHADNINAGLFTYPSLMAADILLYQADLVPVGADQTQHLELTRNIATRFNGLYSPTFKIPEGYTIKQGGKIMSLQDPTKKMSKSDENINGCIYVLDKPEDIMRKFKRAITDSEACVHYGEGKDGINNLMDIYSCVTGKNYQEIEAEFSGHGYGDFKAAVGEAVVEHLRPIQERYAKYSKDKAFLQSCWNESAEKAARIANRTLSKVMRKVGFLPREL; via the coding sequence ATGGAGATTACCAATCCTACTACAACAAATTCCGAAACACCTAAAAAACGCATATTCAGCGCTATTCAGCCCAGCGGAAATATCACGCTGGGAAATTATCTTGGGGCGCTTAAAAATTGGATCAGCTTACAGGATGAATTTGACTGTATTTTTGCTTTGGCAGATTTACACACAATTACGGTTCGGCAGGAACCGGCACAATTCCGCAAACATGCATTGGAAGCCTATGCGCTTCTTCTCGCCTGCGGAATTGACGTTAAAAAAAGTCTGTTTTTCCTCCAGAGCCATGTTCCCGCTCATGCACAGCTCGCATGGGTTCTTGACTGCTATACGCAATTTGGAGAGCTTTCCCGCATGACGCAGTTTAAAGATAAGTCCAAAAAACACGCGGACAATATCAACGCGGGGCTTTTTACTTATCCGAGTTTGATGGCAGCAGACATTCTGCTCTACCAGGCTGACTTAGTTCCAGTTGGGGCTGATCAGACACAGCACCTGGAACTGACCCGTAATATTGCAACTCGCTTTAATGGTCTTTACAGCCCGACCTTTAAAATTCCAGAAGGCTATACCATAAAGCAGGGCGGGAAAATCATGAGCCTCCAAGATCCCACCAAAAAGATGAGCAAATCCGATGAAAATATAAATGGCTGTATTTACGTATTGGACAAGCCGGAAGATATTATGCGCAAGTTTAAGCGTGCCATCACAGACAGTGAAGCCTGTGTCCACTACGGTGAAGGAAAAGATGGAATTAATAATCTAATGGATATATACAGCTGTGTCACCGGGAAAAATTATCAGGAAATTGAGGCAGAATTTTCCGGACACGGTTATGGTGATTTTAAGGCAGCCGTTGGAGAAGCAGTTGTAGAGCATCTTCGCCCTATTCAAGAGCGGTATGCAAAATACAGCAAAGACAAAGCTTTTCTTCAGTCTTGCTGGAATGAAAGTGCTGAAAAAGCAGCACGGATTGCAAACCGCACCCTTAGTAAAGTAATGCGGAAAGTTGGTTTTCTCCCTCGCGAACTTTAA
- a CDS encoding exported protein of unknown function (Evidence 5 : Unknown function), which produces MKKRWLAGFLCIPLFLMMVTGCGQIQTSSTVSGAAVADWPVKVENVNLTKEPAGVAVLSGNIADILLKLRYETVLKARSEDCSQKELSSLPVYSLDQAKELKKLGVDLALTDQIPTQDQTKAFSDAGIILLSLSPANGRADLCRLYTEVGTAVKGERTGYEQGARMAEQVLMGIDSVARIIPNKNILLTGIYISDLDGSTVTGDMFQNSILESAGITNVAAGSEGGKMDLTALKRANPQVIFCPIGLKEKLESADIFENLSAVKEGRVYEIDPNYMKWQGETVIFAVTEIAGFAYPELKQTGSSSAS; this is translated from the coding sequence ATGAAAAAAAGATGGCTTGCAGGCTTTCTTTGCATTCCCCTTTTTTTAATGATGGTTACCGGCTGCGGGCAGATACAGACATCTTCTACAGTTTCCGGTGCTGCAGTTGCCGATTGGCCCGTAAAGGTAGAGAATGTTAATCTTACAAAGGAACCTGCTGGTGTTGCGGTACTTTCGGGAAATATTGCCGATATTCTTCTGAAGCTGCGGTATGAGACTGTTTTGAAAGCCCGCAGTGAAGACTGTAGTCAAAAGGAGCTGTCTTCGCTTCCGGTATATAGTCTGGATCAAGCAAAGGAGCTCAAAAAATTGGGCGTTGATCTGGCTCTTACGGATCAGATCCCAACACAAGATCAGACCAAAGCTTTTTCTGATGCGGGAATTATTTTGCTTAGCCTTTCGCCGGCAAACGGAAGAGCGGATCTCTGCCGTCTTTATACAGAAGTTGGAACCGCAGTGAAAGGCGAACGCACCGGATATGAGCAGGGAGCTAGAATGGCAGAACAGGTTTTGATGGGGATTGATTCTGTTGCACGGATTATTCCTAATAAAAACATTTTGCTGACTGGAATTTATATTTCGGATCTTGATGGATCAACGGTTACCGGAGATATGTTTCAGAATTCCATTTTGGAGAGTGCTGGCATAACCAATGTGGCCGCAGGTTCTGAAGGTGGAAAAATGGATTTGACTGCCCTCAAAAGAGCAAATCCGCAGGTGATTTTCTGTCCGATTGGGTTAAAGGAAAAACTGGAAAGTGCAGATATCTTTGAGAACCTTTCTGCAGTCAAAGAAGGGCGCGTCTATGAAATTGATCCCAATTATATGAAGTGGCAGGGAGAAACCGTGATTTTTGCAGTAACGGAGATTGCGGGATTCGCTTATCCGGAATTAAAGCAGACAGGTTCTTCGTCTGCTTCATGA
- a CDS encoding AAA+ family ATPase, with product MNRMKQAAAELASLSIYHGILNRTVPKTLYRLLWADTKETFLNAWGEFFAVLCERESSENFAGHLTSTALYDENAFSLASAAGNVNFSNCMQAAVERDLEIILDLSRLTPDDLLESCGFGDLPPLPRWETGEPVELLRGDAKTCAQQMAQYYQKNGCGMYARYRAFIWRDKRILPVAHPDKQKMNQLKGYEVQRQMAIDNTVAFLKGYPANNCLLYGDRGTGKSSTVKALLNEFYPQGLRVIEMPKEYLMDFPYLVDQIAEIPMKFIIFIDDLSFSQQDSTYAALKSVLQGGLAARPDNSLIYATSNRRHLLRESFSDRDGDEVHQSDTIQESLSLADRFGLSINFMLPDKVRFLEIVDQLAYQLDLKEYIPLLESGAERWATVHGGRSPRVAQQYIRDAQAKLSLGKSLDD from the coding sequence ATGAACCGCATGAAACAAGCCGCTGCAGAGCTAGCTTCTTTGTCTATTTATCATGGTATCTTAAATCGAACCGTACCCAAGACACTTTATCGTCTGCTTTGGGCTGATACAAAAGAAACTTTTCTCAATGCGTGGGGAGAATTTTTTGCTGTCCTTTGTGAGAGAGAGAGCAGTGAAAACTTTGCCGGGCACCTAACCAGTACAGCACTATACGATGAAAATGCATTTTCGCTAGCTTCAGCTGCCGGGAATGTGAATTTTTCCAATTGTATGCAGGCAGCTGTAGAGCGTGATCTCGAAATTATTTTGGATCTTTCCCGTTTAACACCCGATGATCTTTTAGAAAGCTGTGGCTTTGGAGATCTTCCGCCGCTGCCGCGTTGGGAAACGGGAGAGCCGGTGGAACTACTGCGCGGAGATGCAAAGACTTGCGCACAGCAGATGGCTCAGTATTATCAGAAAAATGGATGCGGAATGTATGCGCGGTATCGGGCCTTTATTTGGAGAGACAAGCGAATTTTGCCGGTGGCACATCCGGATAAGCAGAAAATGAACCAGCTCAAAGGTTACGAAGTACAGCGCCAAATGGCGATTGATAATACAGTTGCATTTTTAAAAGGGTATCCGGCGAATAACTGTCTGCTTTATGGTGATCGCGGTACCGGAAAATCTTCTACCGTAAAGGCACTTTTGAATGAGTTTTATCCGCAGGGACTGCGTGTAATTGAGATGCCAAAAGAATATTTAATGGATTTTCCATATTTGGTGGATCAGATTGCGGAAATCCCAATGAAATTTATTATTTTTATTGATGATCTTTCTTTTTCACAACAGGACAGTACCTATGCAGCACTAAAGTCTGTTTTGCAGGGAGGATTGGCAGCGCGTCCGGATAATTCTCTGATTTATGCCACCAGTAACCGTCGTCACCTTCTGCGCGAAAGCTTTTCAGACCGTGACGGAGATGAGGTGCATCAAAGCGATACCATTCAGGAAAGTCTATCCCTTGCAGATCGTTTTGGACTTTCTATTAATTTTATGCTTCCGGATAAGGTGCGCTTTCTGGAGATTGTTGATCAGCTTGCCTATCAGCTTGACCTCAAAGAGTATATTCCATTGTTGGAGTCCGGTGCAGAGCGTTGGGCGACCGTTCATGGAGGTCGCTCTCCAAGAGTTGCCCAGCAGTATATTCGTGATGCACAAGCGAAACTAAGCTTAGGAAAATCGTTGGACGACTAA
- a CDS encoding putative CNA-B domain-containing protein (Evidence 3 : Putative function from multiple computational evidences), whose amino-acid sequence MKKRKNNIIIALVIVLVIMATFACPALASDGGAVDLTRNGSISVTLLDKVKQSPISGAKFTLYRVADAYHSGYNLAYTFTSDFMNCGISLDNLSQDGLETHLSAYADERGLSGEKSESTDANGLATFLNLDTGLYLVRQTEAVSGYYPTNSFLVSVPMTINSEWVYDVDASPKVEARAESQETQLTVKKVWVSNGVAVPDAVTVALLRDGITYKTAVLDRTNNWGFTWQGLDTAYTWTAVELDVPDSYTVHYSASGNIVTITNKSTGTGSQETTPTTTHTTTLVQTGDNSNLSLWFTALLLSSLGLGVYFIITGKKKKKSK is encoded by the coding sequence ATGAAAAAAAGAAAAAATAATATAATTATAGCTCTGGTCATCGTGCTTGTCATAATGGCAACCTTTGCCTGCCCGGCCTTGGCATCCGACGGCGGCGCGGTCGACCTGACGCGAAACGGCTCCATCTCTGTCACATTGCTGGACAAGGTCAAACAAAGCCCTATATCTGGCGCAAAGTTTACTCTTTATCGCGTCGCGGACGCATATCATTCCGGCTATAATCTGGCATATACCTTTACCAGCGATTTCATGAACTGCGGAATCAGTCTTGACAACCTCAGCCAGGATGGGCTGGAGACCCATCTCTCCGCCTATGCGGATGAACGTGGTCTTTCCGGTGAAAAATCCGAATCAACGGATGCAAATGGTCTGGCCACCTTTTTAAATCTTGACACAGGCCTCTATCTGGTGAGACAGACGGAAGCTGTCAGCGGCTACTACCCGACAAATTCGTTTCTTGTGTCTGTGCCCATGACAATCAACAGTGAGTGGGTATATGATGTTGATGCCAGTCCCAAGGTGGAGGCAAGGGCGGAGTCCCAGGAGACTCAACTGACTGTCAAAAAGGTGTGGGTCAGCAACGGCGTTGCTGTTCCGGATGCAGTGACTGTTGCACTGCTGCGTGACGGTATCACTTACAAAACGGCTGTGCTGGACAGGACAAACAATTGGGGCTTTACATGGCAGGGACTTGATACCGCGTACACTTGGACTGCGGTTGAGCTGGATGTCCCGGATAGCTATACCGTTCACTATTCTGCCAGCGGCAATATCGTCACAATTACGAATAAGAGTACGGGGACTGGTTCTCAAGAGACTACTCCGACAACGACACATACGACAACGCTGGTTCAGACCGGCGATAACAGCAATCTGTCGCTGTGGTTTACAGCACTGCTTCTTTCCTCGCTGGGACTCGGTGTTTACTTCATTATTACCGGAAAGAAAAAGAAAAAATCCAAATAA
- a CDS encoding Sortase (Surface protein transpeptidase): MKKHLSTIILVLVFLIGLSALLYPTISDYVNSIHQSRAIADYSATLKDYTETDVTEELTAADDYNAALRKTPMAFYNPKLVDDYKNLLNVKGTGIMGYISIEKIKVKLPIYHTTDESVLQVAVGHLEGTSLPVGGAGTHCVLSGHRGLPSAKLFSDLDKLEIGDTFVITVFDRKLTYRVDQIKVVLPTEVEDLQIVDGEDYCTLMTCTPYGVNSHRMLVRGTRVENAVETPDGYVVPEARQIDPIIVTSAIVALILLILLAVLLVKYRGERAKKDEKKKK, from the coding sequence ATGAAAAAACATTTGTCCACAATCATATTGGTCCTGGTCTTTTTAATTGGTCTCTCGGCGCTGTTATATCCAACAATCAGCGATTACGTTAATTCTATCCATCAATCCAGAGCCATTGCGGACTATTCGGCGACGCTGAAGGACTATACCGAGACAGATGTCACGGAAGAGTTGACCGCAGCGGACGATTACAATGCTGCGCTTCGTAAAACTCCTATGGCCTTTTATAATCCAAAACTGGTAGATGATTATAAGAATCTCCTGAATGTGAAGGGTACGGGTATCATGGGCTACATCAGCATTGAGAAGATTAAGGTTAAGCTGCCAATCTATCACACCACGGACGAGAGCGTCCTGCAGGTTGCTGTGGGTCATTTGGAAGGGACCAGCCTGCCAGTGGGCGGTGCGGGGACCCACTGTGTCCTATCCGGGCACCGGGGGCTGCCCAGCGCGAAGCTCTTTTCTGATCTGGATAAATTGGAGATCGGCGACACCTTCGTCATCACGGTCTTTGACCGGAAGTTGACCTATCGGGTCGATCAGATCAAAGTCGTTCTGCCCACCGAGGTGGAGGACCTTCAAATCGTGGACGGCGAGGATTACTGTACGCTGATGACCTGTACGCCTTACGGCGTCAATTCACATCGGATGCTGGTCAGAGGGACGAGGGTGGAGAACGCGGTGGAGACACCGGATGGATATGTTGTCCCAGAAGCTCGTCAGATTGACCCAATCATTGTAACATCTGCCATTGTGGCTCTGATTTTATTGATACTGCTTGCGGTACTGCTGGTAAAATACCGGGGAGAAAGGGCAAAAAAGGATGAAAAAAAGAAAAAATAA
- a CDS encoding Cell wall surface anchor family protein: protein MKKVRKVWSLIMALVMMLALGITAQAADTYTITVDGGTSTVSHTYEAYQVFTGTLSTEGVLSDVQWGTGVNSATLLDALKADATVGPMFTSCASAADVAKAMDGILNDSTEAKAIAQVVGSNLSATVAGTATGAGSVQISNLSAGYYMVKDKDDTQDGSSEGYTRFILKVAKDVTVTPKRTVPTVTKTVDGTNDSTGTIQNGEKSADYDIGDSIPFTLTGTLPTNYADYSTYAYTFHDAMSAGLTFDPASLKVYVDGTQITTGYTVVTTGLTDGCTFEVQFPNLKTIASINADSKIVVTYSATLNSGAVLTSAGNPNTATLEYSNNPNAGGLGDTGKTPGSTTTVFTYQVIINKVDQNNAPLSGAAFTLEKFIKATNSWTPVTVVTNTPDTIFTFSGLDAGLYRLTETTTPAGYNTIDPVYFTITAVTGDTEVTSLTAQQTDSAGNPLATGIVATFTTSTADGSVSTNIVNNTGATLPSTGGIGTTVIYIAGGVLMAGAAILFVIKKKQSGHEN, encoded by the coding sequence ATGAAAAAAGTTAGAAAAGTATGGTCACTCATTATGGCTCTTGTTATGATGCTGGCACTGGGCATCACCGCCCAAGCAGCGGATACGTACACCATCACTGTCGATGGAGGCACTTCTACCGTTTCCCACACCTACGAGGCATACCAGGTGTTTACGGGTACGCTGAGTACTGAGGGCGTCCTCTCCGACGTTCAGTGGGGCACCGGTGTGAACAGCGCCACGCTGCTGGATGCGCTGAAAGCAGACGCAACTGTTGGTCCTATGTTTACCAGCTGTGCCAGTGCCGCTGACGTAGCCAAAGCAATGGACGGTATTTTAAACGACTCCACCGAAGCGAAAGCCATTGCCCAGGTAGTCGGAAGTAATTTGAGCGCAACAGTCGCCGGTACTGCTACCGGAGCAGGTTCTGTTCAAATTTCCAATCTTTCCGCTGGTTATTATATGGTCAAAGATAAGGATGATACACAGGACGGCAGCTCCGAAGGGTACACCCGCTTCATACTTAAGGTGGCCAAGGATGTGACCGTTACCCCCAAGAGAACTGTCCCGACGGTCACCAAGACGGTTGATGGGACGAACGATTCCACAGGCACAATCCAGAATGGGGAAAAAAGTGCCGACTATGACATCGGTGATAGCATCCCCTTCACCCTCACCGGTACCCTTCCCACCAACTATGCGGATTATTCTACTTATGCCTACACCTTCCATGATGCAATGTCTGCCGGTTTGACTTTTGATCCTGCCTCCTTGAAGGTCTATGTGGACGGTACGCAGATCACTACCGGATACACCGTCGTCACCACCGGTCTCACCGACGGCTGCACCTTTGAGGTTCAGTTTCCTAATCTGAAAACGATTGCTTCGATCAACGCTGACAGCAAGATCGTCGTGACTTATTCCGCCACACTGAACAGTGGCGCTGTGCTTACCTCCGCGGGCAACCCCAATACGGCGACTCTGGAGTACTCCAATAACCCGAACGCCGGTGGCTTGGGTGACACCGGTAAAACCCCCGGAAGCACCACCACTGTCTTCACCTACCAGGTCATTATCAACAAGGTGGACCAGAACAATGCTCCCCTGTCCGGCGCTGCATTCACCCTGGAAAAGTTCATAAAAGCAACTAATTCCTGGACCCCCGTTACGGTCGTAACAAACACCCCGGACACGATCTTTACGTTCAGCGGCCTTGACGCGGGTCTCTACCGTCTGACCGAGACTACGACCCCTGCCGGCTACAACACCATTGACCCCGTCTACTTTACCATAACGGCTGTGACCGGGGATACCGAGGTGACCAGCCTCACCGCGCAGCAGACCGATTCCGCAGGCAATCCTCTCGCCACCGGTATCGTCGCGACTTTCACCACAAGTACGGCTGACGGCAGTGTGAGTACTAACATCGTAAACAACACCGGAGCTACGCTGCCTTCCACCGGCGGCATCGGTACTACCGTTATCTATATTGCAGGCGGTGTGCTCATGGCAGGTGCAGCGATTCTGTTTGTAATCAAAAAGAAACAGTCAGGCCATGAAAACTAA